One genomic region from Hyalangium ruber encodes:
- a CDS encoding chemotaxis protein CheW, translated as MPATRQMCTFTVDGNLFGVELERVQEILRAQPLARIPLAPSEVAGLINLRGQIVPAIDLRRRLAMAERSPEAEPTNVVLRGDDGAVSLLVDEIGDILTVSAETFEPPPEHLRGPLRALLLGVHKLQDALLLVLSPDAAIDISPLPQA; from the coding sequence ATGCCCGCCACCCGCCAGATGTGTACCTTCACCGTGGACGGGAACCTCTTCGGCGTGGAGCTGGAGCGGGTGCAGGAGATCCTCCGCGCCCAGCCCCTGGCCCGCATTCCCCTGGCGCCCTCCGAGGTGGCGGGCCTGATCAACCTCCGAGGGCAGATCGTCCCCGCCATCGACCTGCGGCGCCGGCTGGCCATGGCCGAGCGCTCCCCCGAGGCCGAGCCTACCAACGTCGTGCTGCGCGGCGACGACGGGGCGGTGAGCCTGCTGGTGGATGAGATCGGCGATATCCTCACCGTGTCCGCCGAGACCTTCGAGCCACCGCCCGAGCACCTGCGCGGTCCCCTGCGCGCGCTCCTGCTGGGCGTCCACAAGCTGCAAGACGCGCTGCTGCTGGTGCTCTCGCCGGACGCCGCCATCGACATCTCCCCCCTTCCTCAAGCCTGA
- a CDS encoding chemotaxis protein CheW, with protein sequence MAPPADESREEILREFLLESRENLDQFEAGLLRLETEPVSPPLLTGLFRNLHTVKGTCGFLGFTGLEALTHASEDLLQLAREGQLTLDTECLATLLATVDTARQVIQHIETTGSEGTPVHGSLLARLQRLRKGGLASPLPSSTELVLPTSGAAETKVRVDVALLDRMMNLVGELVLSRNQLLQSLSTATSGADLSSGAHRLSLVTTELQEVVMKTRLQPIGNVWNRFPRLVRDLAHACGKQVRLKMEGADTELDKTLLEAVMDPLTHLLRNAIDHGLEAPAQRVAQGKEPVGCVTLQAYHESGMVNVELSDDGAGIDPQRILQRAMELRLVTAEQAATLSDREALAFLFAPGFSTAERVTSLSGRGVGMDVVKVHIEKIGGTVDIHSRPGQGTTVKLKIPLTLAIIPALIVTCRNERFAIPQASLLEVVRLEGEQVRRHITSLQGSPVFRLRDRLLPLAWLSRELKLAAEIPAALEEVSIVVLQAGERTFGLVVDAINDTEEIVVKPLWKRLKAITCYAGATVLGDGRVALILDALGLGQRVGVVNEAREQLVGQRTAAPEAREERERVLLCRNGPEGQLAILLSRVSRLEKLPASRVEHIGAMEVVQYRGQLLPLVRVAAMLQERRRQPRHPSQEATAEEEEFSVIVCAHGETHVGLVVDAIQDVVEVKVELQRHSRRAGVLGSMVVQGRATEFLDVEGLVRAALPSLVAGLAAPLDRSA encoded by the coding sequence ATGGCACCACCGGCTGACGAGTCCCGCGAGGAGATCCTCCGGGAGTTCCTCCTCGAGAGCCGAGAGAACCTCGACCAGTTCGAGGCCGGGCTGCTGCGACTGGAGACCGAGCCCGTCTCGCCGCCGCTGCTCACCGGCCTGTTCCGCAACCTCCACACCGTGAAGGGCACCTGTGGCTTCCTCGGCTTCACGGGCCTGGAGGCGCTCACGCACGCCAGCGAGGACCTGCTGCAGCTCGCGCGAGAGGGCCAGCTCACGCTGGACACCGAGTGCCTCGCCACGCTGCTGGCCACGGTGGACACCGCTCGCCAGGTCATCCAGCACATCGAGACCACGGGCTCGGAGGGCACTCCGGTACACGGGTCGCTCCTGGCGCGCCTGCAGCGGCTGCGGAAGGGCGGCCTCGCTTCTCCACTCCCGTCCTCCACCGAGCTGGTGCTCCCCACCTCGGGGGCGGCGGAGACGAAGGTCCGCGTGGACGTCGCGCTGCTGGACCGGATGATGAACCTGGTGGGCGAGCTGGTCCTGTCGCGCAACCAGCTGCTCCAGAGCCTGTCCACGGCCACCTCCGGCGCCGATCTATCCTCCGGCGCGCACCGCCTGAGCCTCGTCACCACCGAGCTGCAGGAGGTGGTGATGAAGACGCGGCTCCAGCCCATCGGCAACGTGTGGAACCGCTTCCCGCGCCTGGTGCGGGACCTGGCCCACGCCTGCGGCAAGCAGGTGCGGCTGAAGATGGAGGGCGCGGACACCGAGCTGGACAAGACGCTGCTCGAGGCGGTGATGGATCCGCTCACCCACCTGCTGCGCAACGCCATCGACCATGGCCTGGAGGCCCCGGCCCAGCGCGTGGCTCAGGGCAAGGAGCCCGTGGGCTGCGTGACGCTCCAGGCCTACCACGAGAGCGGCATGGTCAACGTCGAGCTGTCCGACGACGGCGCCGGCATCGACCCCCAACGGATCCTCCAGCGAGCGATGGAGCTCCGACTGGTCACCGCGGAGCAAGCCGCGACGCTGAGCGATCGCGAGGCGCTGGCCTTCCTCTTCGCCCCGGGCTTCAGCACCGCGGAGCGGGTCACCTCCCTCTCCGGGCGCGGCGTGGGCATGGATGTGGTGAAGGTCCACATCGAGAAGATCGGCGGCACGGTGGACATCCACAGCCGGCCGGGCCAGGGCACGACGGTGAAGCTGAAGATTCCGCTCACCCTGGCCATCATCCCCGCCCTCATCGTCACCTGCCGGAATGAGCGCTTCGCCATTCCCCAGGCCAGCCTGCTGGAGGTGGTACGACTCGAGGGAGAGCAGGTTCGGCGCCACATCACCTCCCTGCAGGGCAGCCCGGTCTTCCGGCTGCGCGACCGGTTGCTGCCGCTGGCCTGGCTCTCCCGGGAGCTGAAGCTCGCCGCCGAGATTCCCGCCGCGCTGGAGGAGGTCTCCATCGTGGTGCTCCAGGCGGGAGAGCGCACCTTTGGCCTGGTCGTGGACGCCATCAACGACACCGAGGAGATCGTCGTCAAGCCGCTGTGGAAGCGGCTCAAGGCCATCACCTGCTACGCGGGGGCCACGGTGCTCGGAGACGGCCGGGTCGCGCTCATCCTGGACGCGCTGGGGCTGGGACAGCGGGTGGGCGTGGTGAACGAGGCGCGGGAGCAGCTGGTCGGACAGCGGACAGCAGCCCCCGAGGCTCGCGAGGAGCGAGAGCGCGTCCTCCTGTGCCGCAACGGCCCGGAGGGCCAACTGGCCATCCTCCTGTCACGGGTGTCGCGGCTGGAGAAGCTGCCGGCCTCGCGCGTGGAGCACATCGGCGCCATGGAGGTGGTGCAGTACCGGGGCCAGCTCCTGCCGCTGGTGCGGGTAGCCGCGATGCTCCAGGAGCGGCGCCGCCAACCCCGGCATCCCTCCCAAGAAGCCACCGCGGAGGAGGAAGAGTTCTCGGTCATCGTCTGCGCCCATGGGGAGACGCACGTGGGGCTGGTGGTGGACGCCATCCAGGACGTGGTGGAGGTGAAGGTGGAGCTGCAGCGGCACTCCCGCCGCGCCGGCGTCCTCGGCTCCATGGTGGTGCAGGGTCGCGCCACCGAGTTCCTCGACGTGGAGGGGCTGGTGCGCGCCGCCCTCCCCTCGCTGGTCGCGGGCCTCGCCGCGCCACTGGACAGGAGCGCGTAG
- a CDS encoding ATP-binding protein, producing the protein MTPSPSADSRPSIWILDDSPTETEYIRAALARTCIITSFTDGESLLEALGQQPLPDTLVLDWELPGLSGIEVCQYLRNNRATETLPVLLLTVHHGLEDVVKGLEAGANDYVFKPFRPLELVARVHALVRREWVRKRALADERARRVLAEDSLTAVQEAEERAWRAEAERSELLAREREARQEVETLALALRESEERLRSALQAANIGTWSVDLKTGLDTRDAGANRILGLEAVETRQPLEDFFSRIHSEDRQRVQAAIQRAIHEHRGFVEEYRLLLPDAGTRWVRDQGRVLLDAQGQPTHFTGAMVDVTEQKRLEEETRQSAEFERQLIGIVSHDLRNPLSAITLTVSALKRQAFDERQQQRIHLILLAAERATRMIRDLLDFTQARQGGGIRVQRKATDLHEVARTVVDEAQLSRPDRIIQISQTGRGEGEWDSDRLAQVISNLLGNALQYSPPETPVRVETRGEEDAVVLEVHNRGAPISPELLPRIFEPLERGTAIVDQEKGSIGLGLYIVRHIVLAHGGTVNVRSTATEGTVFTVRLPRSPPAAHP; encoded by the coding sequence ATGACGCCCAGTCCCTCAGCGGATTCTCGTCCTAGCATCTGGATCCTGGACGACAGTCCGACGGAGACGGAGTACATCCGCGCAGCGCTCGCTCGTACCTGCATTATCACCTCCTTCACGGATGGTGAGAGTCTGCTGGAAGCGCTCGGTCAGCAGCCGCTCCCCGATACGTTGGTACTGGATTGGGAGCTGCCCGGCCTCTCCGGCATCGAGGTCTGCCAGTACCTGCGCAACAACCGCGCGACCGAGACGCTGCCCGTGCTCCTGCTGACGGTGCATCACGGGCTGGAGGACGTGGTGAAGGGGCTGGAGGCAGGCGCGAACGACTACGTGTTCAAGCCCTTCCGCCCGCTGGAGCTGGTGGCGCGAGTGCATGCGCTGGTGCGCCGCGAGTGGGTGCGAAAGCGGGCGCTGGCGGATGAGCGTGCGCGGCGAGTCCTGGCGGAGGACTCGCTGACAGCGGTGCAGGAGGCGGAGGAGCGGGCCTGGCGCGCGGAGGCCGAGCGCAGCGAGCTCCTGGCCCGCGAACGGGAGGCCCGGCAAGAGGTGGAGACGCTGGCCCTGGCGCTGCGCGAGAGTGAGGAGCGCCTGCGTTCAGCACTGCAGGCCGCCAACATCGGCACCTGGAGCGTGGACCTGAAGACGGGCCTCGACACGCGAGATGCCGGGGCCAATCGCATCCTCGGACTGGAGGCCGTGGAGACCCGCCAGCCCCTGGAGGACTTCTTCTCCCGGATCCATTCGGAAGATCGGCAGCGAGTCCAGGCGGCCATCCAGCGCGCCATCCATGAGCACCGTGGCTTCGTCGAGGAATACCGCCTCCTCTTGCCGGACGCTGGCACGCGGTGGGTCCGCGATCAGGGCCGCGTCTTGCTGGACGCGCAGGGCCAGCCGACGCACTTCACGGGCGCGATGGTGGACGTCACCGAGCAGAAGCGCCTGGAGGAAGAGACCCGTCAGAGCGCCGAGTTCGAGAGACAGTTGATTGGCATTGTCAGCCATGACCTTCGCAATCCGCTCAGCGCCATCACGCTGACCGTCTCCGCCCTGAAGCGCCAGGCCTTCGACGAGCGGCAGCAGCAACGCATCCACCTCATCCTCCTGGCCGCCGAGCGCGCCACCCGGATGATCCGCGACCTGCTGGACTTCACCCAGGCTCGGCAGGGTGGGGGCATCCGCGTTCAGCGCAAGGCCACGGATCTGCACGAGGTGGCGCGGACGGTGGTGGATGAGGCGCAACTCTCCCGCCCCGATCGAATCATCCAGATCTCGCAGACGGGGAGGGGAGAGGGCGAGTGGGATTCGGACCGGCTGGCGCAGGTCATCTCCAATCTGCTGGGCAATGCGCTCCAATACAGCCCACCGGAGACGCCGGTGCGGGTGGAGACGCGCGGTGAAGAGGATGCCGTGGTGCTGGAGGTCCACAACCGTGGAGCGCCGATCTCTCCGGAGCTGCTCCCCCGGATCTTCGAGCCGCTGGAGCGGGGCACGGCGATCGTGGATCAAGAGAAGGGCAGCATTGGCCTGGGGCTCTATATCGTGCGCCACATCGTGCTCGCCCACGGTGGCACCGTGAATGTTCGCTCCACCGCCACCGAGGGAACGGTCTTCACCGTGAGGCTGCCGCGCAGCCCGCCGGCCGCGCACCCCTAG
- a CDS encoding response regulator: MDDSSTIRAAVKFILGGQELELLMAEDGRQGVDTATRELPDLILMDVEMPHLDGFSACRQLRQQESTRHIPIILITSRGAQVDVARGYESGCTLYLTKPFDEERLRGVVKRFLSRSGAGQREAAHGTTG, from the coding sequence GTGGACGACTCCAGCACGATCCGCGCGGCGGTGAAGTTCATCCTCGGCGGCCAGGAGCTCGAGCTGCTCATGGCCGAGGACGGCCGCCAGGGCGTGGACACCGCCACCCGCGAGCTGCCGGACCTCATCCTCATGGATGTGGAGATGCCGCACCTGGACGGGTTCTCGGCCTGCCGCCAGCTGCGCCAGCAGGAGTCGACCCGGCACATTCCGATCATCCTCATCACCAGCCGGGGCGCTCAGGTGGACGTGGCGCGCGGTTATGAGAGCGGTTGCACCCTCTATCTCACCAAGCCCTTCGACGAAGAGCGGCTGCGTGGCGTGGTGAAGCGCTTTCTGTCGCGCAGCGGCGCGGGCCAGCGGGAGGCGGCCCATGGCACCACCGGCTGA
- a CDS encoding RNA polymerase sigma factor — protein sequence MVAGVAGLPPISQLYRQHRTRALAVARRIVGDADDAEDVVQDVFTRLARKPEGFTGRAAWTTWLHRVMVNSSINWLRARKRRERLGHEPQEPTSPEAHAVGQEMQQHFGDALREVSDLQRQVLWLREVRGFSYPEIAQVLRVPEGTVKSSLHRGRMRALAVLEERGQRP from the coding sequence ATGGTCGCCGGTGTCGCCGGGTTACCCCCAATTTCCCAGCTCTACCGACAACATCGTACCCGGGCCCTGGCTGTGGCCCGGCGCATCGTCGGCGACGCGGATGACGCCGAGGATGTCGTGCAGGACGTCTTCACCCGGCTGGCGCGCAAGCCCGAGGGCTTCACCGGGCGCGCGGCGTGGACCACCTGGCTGCACCGGGTGATGGTGAACAGCAGCATCAACTGGCTGCGTGCGCGCAAGCGCCGCGAACGCCTGGGCCACGAGCCGCAGGAGCCCACCTCCCCCGAGGCGCATGCGGTGGGCCAGGAGATGCAGCAGCACTTCGGAGACGCGCTGCGGGAGGTGAGCGACCTCCAGCGGCAGGTGCTGTGGCTGCGCGAGGTGCGCGGCTTCAGCTACCCGGAGATCGCCCAGGTGCTGCGTGTGCCCGAGGGCACGGTGAAGAGCTCGCTGCACCGCGGGCGGATGCGCGCCCTCGCGGTGCTGGAGGAGCGCGGCCAGCGCCCGTAA
- a CDS encoding lysyl oxidase family protein, whose product MRKVLTWLGALAVLGIACVDDDTLYSATWVEPTAPLRAPPSRGGIVSLSLKNEGTAKWKPREVYVMPRPGQEAWAGGTLHISQDVKPGEVGTFRGALAGPGVVGLHELEWGTWVRGVAFGESLKTQVEVTCSDGTFCNGEERFTNGQCVSGPPPCDDGAECTQDACNEATRACEHTPTGTCAVCMASCERDCTGKQCGDDRCGGSCGACPAGEACAQGIFACKPETQPGTCRAPLPLLAEGTPLVGDHTIDGDSSGGLHQAVPSCNRTSTAVETVYSFTLTERLGLEARVSGYDTVLHLRKKRGEDGAADCLDNTPARTIACSDDSSPPGEYGSRISVALDPGTYYLIVDGFDASNLGPFALQVRFAAEGCVPKCDGLYCGGSDGCGGNCGVCESGQVCVRGKCLPSPCTPVCDGRECGDDQCGGQCGFCPDAKLCVPLTGKCETFAKCDHLRPTCEPGCGEGQFCGSDCQCHGVRAPLPDLMVDEARLKDEILFDTVFVTENSCAKVEECVSGTGARRVLRFSVEAVNQGFATLTVPQPAERPDLFTLSPCHGHYHFSGFASYALLDGQGRTVLNGRKQAYCMEDTQRVAMGPDVPCSKRFNCDNQGIQRGWSDLYGNTLDCQWLDITDVPPGDYRLQVTLNPTRAFQELTLDNNTTSVPVTIPAP is encoded by the coding sequence GTGCGCAAGGTCCTGACATGGCTGGGAGCACTCGCGGTATTGGGCATCGCTTGTGTGGATGACGACACGCTCTATTCCGCGACCTGGGTAGAGCCCACCGCTCCCCTGCGCGCGCCGCCGAGCCGTGGAGGAATCGTCTCCCTGTCCCTCAAGAATGAGGGCACCGCCAAGTGGAAGCCGCGCGAGGTGTATGTGATGCCGCGACCCGGTCAGGAGGCGTGGGCCGGTGGCACACTCCACATCTCACAGGATGTAAAGCCCGGCGAGGTGGGCACCTTCCGAGGGGCGCTTGCGGGCCCTGGGGTGGTGGGCCTCCATGAGCTGGAGTGGGGCACCTGGGTCCGAGGCGTCGCCTTCGGAGAATCCCTGAAGACCCAGGTGGAGGTGACCTGCTCCGACGGCACCTTCTGCAATGGTGAGGAGCGCTTCACCAACGGCCAGTGCGTCTCCGGGCCGCCGCCGTGTGATGACGGCGCGGAGTGTACGCAGGACGCGTGTAACGAGGCGACGCGCGCGTGTGAGCACACCCCCACGGGCACCTGTGCGGTCTGCATGGCGAGCTGCGAGCGCGACTGCACCGGCAAGCAGTGCGGTGATGATCGCTGCGGCGGCTCGTGTGGCGCCTGCCCCGCGGGCGAGGCCTGCGCGCAGGGGATCTTCGCGTGCAAGCCCGAGACGCAGCCGGGGACCTGTCGCGCTCCCCTGCCGCTGCTTGCCGAGGGCACGCCGCTGGTGGGCGATCACACCATCGATGGGGACAGCTCCGGAGGGCTCCATCAGGCGGTGCCTTCCTGCAATCGCACCAGCACCGCGGTGGAGACCGTGTACTCCTTCACCCTCACCGAGCGACTGGGGCTGGAGGCGCGCGTCTCCGGCTACGACACGGTGCTGCACCTGCGCAAGAAGCGCGGCGAGGACGGCGCCGCCGACTGCCTGGACAACACGCCCGCGCGGACGATCGCGTGCAGTGATGACTCCTCGCCTCCGGGAGAGTACGGCTCGCGCATCTCCGTGGCGTTGGACCCGGGGACCTACTACCTCATCGTCGACGGCTTCGATGCCAGCAACCTGGGGCCGTTCGCCCTGCAGGTTCGCTTCGCCGCGGAGGGCTGCGTGCCCAAGTGCGATGGCCTGTACTGCGGCGGGAGCGATGGCTGCGGCGGCAACTGTGGCGTCTGTGAGTCCGGCCAGGTCTGTGTTCGGGGCAAGTGCCTACCGAGTCCCTGTACCCCGGTGTGCGATGGCCGGGAGTGCGGTGACGACCAGTGCGGCGGGCAGTGCGGCTTCTGCCCGGATGCGAAGCTGTGCGTGCCGTTGACGGGGAAGTGCGAGACGTTCGCGAAGTGCGACCACCTGCGTCCCACGTGTGAGCCTGGCTGCGGCGAGGGGCAGTTCTGTGGCTCCGACTGCCAGTGCCACGGCGTCAGGGCGCCGCTGCCGGATTTGATGGTCGACGAGGCGCGCCTGAAGGACGAGATCCTCTTCGATACGGTGTTCGTGACCGAGAACTCGTGCGCCAAGGTCGAGGAGTGCGTGTCGGGCACCGGCGCGCGCCGCGTGCTGCGCTTCAGCGTGGAGGCGGTGAACCAGGGCTTCGCCACCCTCACGGTGCCGCAGCCGGCCGAGCGACCGGATCTCTTCACCCTCTCGCCCTGCCACGGCCACTACCACTTCAGCGGCTTTGCCTCCTACGCCCTGCTGGACGGGCAGGGGCGCACGGTGCTCAACGGCCGCAAGCAGGCTTACTGCATGGAGGACACCCAGCGCGTCGCCATGGGGCCCGATGTGCCGTGCTCCAAGCGCTTCAACTGTGACAACCAGGGCATCCAGCGCGGGTGGTCCGACCTGTACGGCAACACGCTCGATTGCCAGTGGCTGGACATCACCGATGTGCCGCCGGGCGACTACCGCCTCCAGGTCACCCTCAACCCCACGCGCGCCTTCCAGGAGCTCACGCTCGACAACAACACCACCAGCGTGCCGGTGACCATTCCGGCGCCATAG
- a CDS encoding ADP-ribosylglycohydrolase family protein, translated as MTNSKPEDSSARMERALLSLDGLSVGDAFGERFFLPARAAMEMVARRQTVPPPWNYTDDTEMALGIVQVLEAHGRIDQDALAQVFGVRYRDNRYRGYGGTAHDILEALHQGEPWRKVSAQVFGGEGSKGNGGAMRVAPLGAYFADDLNRVVSEARASAEVTHFHPEGQAGAISIAVAAAWAAQWPKTREPSSRLFELVLEHTPRGATRRGVEKARALPLETSPVAAAKALGSGERVISEDTVPFSVWCAARHLENYEEALWATVSGLGDRDTTCAIVGGIVALSAGRASIPTAWFEARERLKLRA; from the coding sequence ATGACGAACTCGAAGCCCGAGGACTCCTCCGCGCGCATGGAGCGCGCCCTCCTGTCCCTCGACGGTCTGTCCGTGGGGGACGCGTTTGGCGAGCGGTTCTTCCTGCCCGCGCGGGCCGCGATGGAGATGGTGGCGCGGCGGCAGACGGTGCCTCCTCCGTGGAACTACACGGATGACACGGAGATGGCGCTGGGCATCGTCCAGGTGCTGGAGGCACACGGGCGCATCGATCAGGACGCGCTCGCCCAGGTGTTCGGCGTCCGCTACCGCGACAACCGCTACCGGGGTTATGGCGGGACTGCGCACGACATCCTCGAGGCGCTCCACCAGGGCGAGCCCTGGCGCAAGGTCTCCGCGCAGGTCTTCGGCGGCGAAGGCTCCAAGGGCAACGGTGGGGCGATGCGGGTGGCGCCGCTGGGCGCCTACTTCGCCGATGACCTGAACCGAGTGGTGTCCGAGGCCCGGGCTTCGGCGGAGGTGACGCACTTCCATCCCGAGGGGCAGGCGGGAGCCATCTCCATCGCGGTGGCGGCGGCCTGGGCGGCCCAGTGGCCCAAGACGCGTGAGCCCTCCTCGCGGCTCTTCGAGCTCGTGTTGGAGCACACGCCTCGGGGCGCGACACGCCGGGGGGTGGAGAAGGCGCGGGCGCTGCCACTGGAGACTTCGCCCGTGGCGGCGGCGAAGGCGCTGGGCAGCGGGGAGCGGGTCATCTCCGAGGACACGGTGCCGTTCTCGGTGTGGTGCGCGGCCCGGCACCTGGAGAACTACGAGGAGGCGCTCTGGGCCACGGTCTCTGGCCTGGGAGACCGTGACACCACCTGCGCCATCGTGGGGGGCATCGTCGCCCTGAGCGCGGGGCGCGCGTCCATCCCCACGGCATGGTTCGAGGCGCGCGAGCGGCTCAAGCTGCGCGCTTGA
- a CDS encoding sigma 54-interacting transcriptional regulator encodes MPELVFFRRGEEVLRVALGQERVVLGRGEKSDVVIPDPDVSRQHLALVYDGTRCLLEDLSGKGTLVAGKPMTQGELADGADIALGQWRAVFRQRGGGEDEAATGVGRRTDVQSRELSEDGWTPAQVRVKQGSNELIHEISGESFTIGKDPANELVVQDRFISSRHLKVTRREGVFHLVDLNSTNGTFLGNARIFELEVPLHTTLRVGETELILEPLSQGGPGAPFHGIIGGDPSVRQLVELIERVAPSTAAVTILGESGTGKELVAKALHDCSTRGDKPFIPINCAAISKELIESELFGHERGAFTGADTKRKGAFEEAHGGTLFLDEIGELPLDLQAKLLRALESGEVKRVGASRPMHLDVRVLAATNRDLLADVREGRFREDLYYRLCVIPLTLPPLRSRRGDIAVLAEHFVRTYSPRGQTVKLSSAAVDKLQQHAWPGNVRELRNVVHRALLLRKGPHIDATDITFDQEYSREPLPSSALSMELPVGMTLEQMLQRLERQIIETALSRYKNRGRVAKELGLARSTLFKRLKDWGITQPDEEPE; translated from the coding sequence ATGCCGGAGTTGGTGTTCTTTCGCCGGGGCGAGGAAGTGCTCAGGGTGGCACTGGGGCAGGAGCGCGTGGTGCTGGGCCGCGGGGAGAAGAGCGACGTCGTCATTCCCGATCCGGACGTGAGCCGACAGCACCTGGCGCTGGTGTACGACGGCACGCGCTGCTTGCTCGAGGATCTGTCGGGCAAGGGGACCCTCGTCGCCGGCAAGCCAATGACGCAGGGCGAGCTGGCGGACGGGGCGGACATCGCCCTGGGCCAGTGGCGCGCGGTGTTCCGGCAGCGCGGCGGCGGCGAGGACGAGGCCGCCACCGGCGTGGGGCGGCGCACGGACGTACAGTCGCGGGAGTTATCGGAGGACGGCTGGACACCGGCCCAGGTGCGGGTGAAGCAGGGCTCCAACGAGCTCATCCACGAGATCAGCGGCGAGAGCTTCACCATCGGCAAGGATCCGGCCAATGAGCTGGTGGTCCAGGATCGGTTCATCTCCAGCCGGCACCTGAAGGTGACTCGGCGTGAGGGCGTGTTCCATCTGGTGGACCTGAACTCCACCAACGGCACCTTCCTGGGCAACGCGCGCATCTTCGAGCTCGAGGTGCCGCTGCACACCACGCTGCGAGTGGGCGAGACGGAGCTCATCCTCGAGCCGCTGAGCCAGGGCGGGCCGGGGGCACCCTTCCACGGCATCATCGGCGGCGATCCTTCCGTGCGACAGCTCGTGGAGCTCATCGAGCGGGTGGCGCCCTCCACCGCCGCGGTGACCATCCTGGGCGAGTCGGGCACGGGCAAGGAGCTGGTGGCCAAGGCCCTCCACGATTGCTCCACGCGCGGGGACAAGCCCTTCATCCCCATCAACTGCGCGGCCATCTCCAAGGAGCTAATCGAGAGCGAGCTCTTCGGCCATGAGCGGGGTGCCTTCACCGGCGCGGACACGAAGCGCAAGGGCGCCTTCGAGGAGGCCCACGGCGGCACGCTGTTCCTGGATGAGATTGGCGAGCTGCCCTTGGACTTGCAGGCCAAGCTGCTGCGCGCCCTGGAGAGCGGAGAGGTCAAACGCGTGGGCGCCAGCCGTCCCATGCACCTGGACGTGCGCGTGCTGGCGGCGACGAACCGGGACCTGCTGGCCGATGTGCGCGAGGGCCGCTTCCGCGAGGATCTGTACTACCGGCTCTGCGTCATCCCCCTGACGCTGCCGCCCCTGCGCAGCCGGCGTGGGGACATCGCGGTGCTGGCCGAGCACTTCGTGCGCACCTACTCCCCCCGGGGACAGACGGTGAAGCTCTCCTCGGCCGCGGTGGACAAGCTTCAGCAGCACGCCTGGCCCGGCAACGTGCGCGAGCTGCGCAACGTGGTTCACCGCGCGCTGCTGCTGCGCAAGGGCCCCCACATCGACGCCACCGACATCACCTTCGATCAGGAGTACAGCCGCGAGCCGCTCCCCTCCTCGGCGCTATCGATGGAGCTGCCTGTGGGCATGACGCTGGAGCAGATGCTGCAGCGGCTGGAGCGGCAGATCATCGAGACGGCGCTGAGCCGCTACAAGAACCGGGGACGCGTCGCCAAGGAGCTGGGATTGGCCCGCTCCACCCTCTTCAAACGGCTGAAGGACTGGGGCATCACCCAGCCCGACGAGGAGCCTGAGTAG